A single genomic interval of Spinacia oleracea cultivar Varoflay chromosome 6, BTI_SOV_V1, whole genome shotgun sequence harbors:
- the LOC130464026 gene encoding probable LRR receptor-like serine/threonine-protein kinase At1g63430, with protein MLPHELGNSKSLQELHLDRNKLQVNVIGLANANSESNMHGMFASNGNVIGLCSLPQLMVVDLSYNFFGGIIPKCLLHLPSANFHGNCLDEKSSKQRSDAQCGAAISAKGHPNPSANTKGKSRESETKHQKSRPTWLLALEIVTGTMVGTLLITALITTYKRFNNKSSMIIPWKKSGSDKERLAVYIVACEDFNNIEGGSEIVVISFCIKEEQWTGYHELYFQREVADLARLNHENAGKLLGYCRESPPFTRMLVFEYACNGTLYEHLHFMFADGEGCQLSWTRRMKIIIGIARGLRDLHTELNPPFTISELNSSAVYLTEDFSPKVYTPRIAPYARNLMWFVSNGLSFLPTSIYYWL; from the exons ATGCTACCTCATGAGCTTGGCAATTCGAAATCTCTTCAGGAGCTTCATCTGGACAGAAATAAGCTCCAAGTAAATGTAATTGGTCTTGCCAATGCGAATTCTGAATCCAATATGCATGGAAT GTTTGCATCAAATGGGAATGTAATAGGTCTTTGTAGCTTGCCTCAGCTAATGGTTGTTGATTTGTCATACAACTTCTTTGGTGGCATAATCCCGAAATGCTTGCTACATCTGCCAAG TGCAAACTTTCATGGTAACTGTCTTGATGAAAAGAGTTCAAAACAGCGTTCTGACGCACAATGTG GAGCTGCAATATCTGCCAAAGGCCATCCAAATCCTAGTGCCAACACAAAGGGAAAGTCTAGAGAAAGTGAAACCAAGCACCAGAAATCAAGACCTACTTGGCTTTTAGCTTTAGAAATTGTAACTGGGACCATGGTTGGTACTCTCTTAATCACTGCCCTGATAACTACTTACAAAAGATTCAACAATAAATCATCTATGATTATCCCTTGGAAGAAATCTGGAAGTGACAAAGAACGCTTGGCAGTATATATTG TGGCTTGTGAAGACTTTAACAACATTGAAGGTGGATCTGAGATTGTTGTGATATCCTTTTGCATCAAAGAAGAGCAGTGGACTGGCTATCACGAGCTTTATTTCCAGAGAGAG GTGGCAGATTTAGCAAGACTAAATCATGAGAATGCTGGTAAGCTCTTAGGGTATTGCCGAGAGAGTCCTCCATTCACAAGAATGCTTGTTTTTGAATATGCATGTAACGGAACTTTATATGAGCACCTGCATT TCATGTTTGCTGATGGAGAAGGCTGCCAGCTGTCTTGGACACGGCGTATGAAAATCATAATTGGTATCGCTCGTGGATTGAGAGATCTTCATACGGAACTCAACCCTCCATTTACTATATCCGAGCTGAATTCTAGTGCTGTATATCTTACTGAAGACTTTTCACCCAAG gtctacactccgaggattgcgccttatgcgaggaatttgatgtggttcgtgagcaatgggctaagttttttaccaacaagtatttattattggctttag